A window of Pseudodesulfovibrio hydrargyri contains these coding sequences:
- a CDS encoding DNA-binding protein, with product MTMEYKDKLKQEGYTRYRGAVDASVYEYFNCDCSWKAQWYLKKGHYRCCGCKERCETRDPEGFQLFLDLG from the coding sequence ATGACCATGGAATACAAGGACAAGCTCAAACAGGAAGGATACACCCGGTACCGGGGCGCGGTTGACGCCTCGGTGTACGAGTATTTCAACTGCGACTGTTCGTGGAAGGCCCAGTGGTACCTGAAAAAGGGCCACTACCGCTGCTGCGGCTGCAAGGAACGGTGCGAAACCCGCGATCCCGAGGGGTTCCAGCTCTTCCTCGATCTGGGA
- a CDS encoding metal ABC transporter permease, which produces MMDVLGFDFMQNALAAGLLASLICGIIGSLVVVNRIVFISGGIAHASYGGVGLAFILGLPVLPVTSAFTVCMALIMALVTLHARERVDTVIGVIWAAGMALGIILLDFTPGYNVDLMSYLFGSILAVPRSDLWLMAGLAAIVIVLVLVFYRGFTVMSFDEEFARSRGVPVNFLYILLIVMVGLSVVMIIRVVGLILVIALLTIPPFIAERRTSSLRVMMVVSTILSAVFTVCGLMISYALDITSGASIIAVAAVGFFISLLIPQKTA; this is translated from the coding sequence ATGATGGACGTGCTCGGCTTCGACTTCATGCAGAACGCCCTGGCCGCGGGGCTTCTGGCCAGCCTCATCTGCGGGATCATCGGCTCCCTGGTGGTGGTCAACCGCATCGTCTTCATTTCCGGCGGCATCGCCCACGCCTCATACGGCGGCGTGGGCCTGGCCTTCATCCTCGGCCTGCCGGTCCTGCCCGTGACCTCGGCCTTCACCGTGTGCATGGCCCTGATCATGGCCCTGGTCACCCTGCACGCCCGGGAGCGCGTGGACACGGTCATCGGCGTCATCTGGGCCGCGGGCATGGCCTTGGGGATCATCCTGCTCGACTTCACGCCGGGCTACAACGTGGACCTGATGAGCTACCTGTTCGGCTCCATCCTGGCCGTGCCGCGCTCGGACCTGTGGCTCATGGCCGGGCTGGCCGCCATCGTCATCGTTCTGGTCCTGGTCTTCTACCGGGGCTTCACGGTCATGAGCTTCGACGAGGAGTTCGCCCGTTCAAGGGGCGTGCCCGTCAATTTTCTGTATATCCTGCTCATCGTCATGGTCGGCCTGAGCGTGGTCATGATCATCCGCGTGGTCGGCCTCATCCTGGTCATCGCCCTGCTGACCATTCCGCCGTTCATCGCCGAGCGGCGGACCAGTTCGCTCCGGGTCATGATGGTGGTGTCCACGATCCTGTCCGCCGTGTTCACGGTCTGCGGGCTGATGATCTCGTACGCGCTCGACATCACCTCGGGGGCGTCCATCATCGCCGTGGCCGCCGTGGGCTTCTTCATTTCACTGCTCATCCCGCAGAAAACCGCCTAG